The Arachis hypogaea cultivar Tifrunner chromosome 19, arahy.Tifrunner.gnm2.J5K5, whole genome shotgun sequence genome has a window encoding:
- the LOC112779434 gene encoding uncharacterized protein produces the protein MQFVNIITINRINLIEDNAATLSKKPHYPNPSQPLSAPPPSPASQRLTASSSPAEPAPPSPAEPAPRSPSQQRLLTPPSSANRRTHQRHSAPPNSATRRTQPLSAAPNQPPSSAGPAPFSPSQRRTPEIEPPGKEAFLRHTSPISRCCFSASGNNIASASLDGIVSVLYIKCSPVEPIFVSAAASGGIGLLAAGQSSTITGTYAGQFITEGFLKLNIKKWLRSLITRSGAIVPTMIAAIVFNTSKSSLDTMNEWLNVVQSIQIPFALIPLLTLVSKEEVMGTFRIGPIIEESFVCIITFVELILMYTDYVW, from the exons ATGCAGTTTGTTAACATCATTACCATAAACAGGATAAATTTGATAGAGGACAA CGCAGCCACTCTCTCGAAGAAGCCACATTACCCCAACCCTTCCCAGCCCCTCTCAGCCCCGCCTCCCAGCCCTGCCTCCCAGCGCCTTACAGCCTCTTCCAGTCCAGCCGAACCAGCCCCTCCCAGTCCCGCCGAACCAGCGCCTCGCAGCCCCTCCCAGCAGCGCCTCCTAACCCCTCCCAGCAGCGCGAACCGGCGAACCCATCAACGACATTCAGCTCCTCCCAATAGCGCGACCCGTCGAACGCAGCCCCTCTCAGCAGCACCGAACCAGCCACCCAGCAGTGCCGGACCAGCCCCTTTCAGCCCCTCCCAGCGCCGAACACCAGAAATAGAGCCTCCAGGTAAG GAGGCGTTCTTGAGGCACACTAGTCCAATCAGCAGATGTTGCTTCTCTGCTTCCGGGAACAATATTGCTAGTGCTTCTCTAGATGGAATTGTTAG TGTATTGTACATAAAGTGCAGCCCTGTGGAACCTATTTTTGTATCTGCAGCAGCATCTGGAGG AATTGGTTTGTTAGCAGCAGGACAAAGTAGCACAATTACAGGAACATATGCAGGACAATTCATAACTGAAGGGTTTTTGAAGCTAAATATAAAGAAATGGTTGAGGTCATTGATTACTAGAAGTGGTGCTATTGTTCCAACAATGATAGCTGCTATAGTTTTTAATACATCAAAGAGTTCATTGGATACTATGAATGAATGGCTCAATGTGGTTCAGTCAATTCAAATTCCTTTTGCACTCATTCCACTTCTTACATTGGTGTCTAAAGAAGAGGTCATGGGTACTTTTAGAATAGGCCCTATTATAGAGGAAAGCTTTGTTTGCATTATAACTTTTGTAGAATTGATTTTGATGTATACTGATTATGTTTGGTAA